In Acidobacteriota bacterium, one genomic interval encodes:
- a CDS encoding CoA-binding protein, whose amino-acid sequence MTDDWRTRLIDTPDGIRSLLSGIHRVAILGARPDSMPDRPAYYVAGALQRMGLTILPVVVNDHPDAEILGEPVHRRLTDVPRPIDVVDVFRRAEDLPAHVDDIIACAPGAVWFQAGISNDAVAEQLARAGIPVVQDRCLMVEYRALGPRLR is encoded by the coding sequence ATGACAGACGACTGGCGCACACGTCTCATCGACACGCCCGACGGCATCCGCTCGCTGCTGTCGGGGATCCACCGCGTGGCGATCCTCGGGGCCCGGCCCGACTCGATGCCCGACAGGCCGGCCTACTACGTCGCCGGTGCGCTCCAGCGCATGGGCCTGACCATCCTGCCGGTCGTGGTCAACGACCACCCGGATGCGGAGATTCTCGGTGAGCCCGTCCACCGGCGGCTCACCGACGTTCCCCGCCCCATCGACGTCGTCGATGTCTTCCGCCGGGCCGAGGACCTGCCCGCGCACGTGGACGACATCATCGCCTGCGCCCCCGGCGCCGTCTGGTTCCAGGCCGGCATCAGCAACGACGCCGTCGCCGAACAGCTCGCCCGCGCCGGCATCCCCGTCGTCCAGGACCGCTGTCTGATGGTCGAATACCGCGCGCTCGGTCCGCGTCTTCGGTAG
- a CDS encoding TIM barrel protein → MHRREFLQKTTAMTAALGIGPVAARARQTAPAAPRALAPATPARTFQLKYAPHFGMFQQSAGEDLFDQLKFMADQGFTALEDNGMMGRTPELQAQLGEAMARLKMQMGVFVIQTGGNNSDRFTTGKPENRGQFVKACEAAVEVAKRCNAKWMTVVPGGFERRLPIGVQHGHVIDTLRAGAEVLEKHGLVMVLEPLSDNPDQFLRTSDQTYMICRAVNSPACKILFDIYHMQKNEGHIIPHIDYAWSEIGYFQIGDNPGRKEPGTGEINYRNVFKHVHAKMRAESRDFIFGMEHGNAFPGKDGEQKLIDAYVAADTF, encoded by the coding sequence ATGCATCGACGCGAGTTCCTGCAGAAAACCACCGCCATGACGGCCGCCCTCGGAATCGGTCCCGTGGCCGCGAGGGCGCGACAAACGGCGCCGGCGGCGCCTCGCGCCCTGGCGCCGGCCACGCCGGCCCGGACGTTCCAGTTGAAGTATGCCCCGCACTTCGGGATGTTCCAGCAATCGGCGGGCGAAGACCTCTTCGACCAGTTGAAGTTCATGGCCGATCAGGGGTTCACCGCGCTCGAAGACAACGGGATGATGGGCCGGACGCCGGAACTGCAGGCGCAGCTCGGCGAGGCCATGGCCCGCCTGAAGATGCAGATGGGCGTCTTCGTGATCCAGACCGGTGGCAACAACAGCGACAGGTTCACGACGGGGAAGCCGGAGAATCGCGGCCAGTTCGTGAAGGCGTGCGAGGCCGCCGTGGAGGTCGCGAAGCGCTGCAACGCGAAGTGGATGACGGTGGTGCCCGGCGGCTTCGAGCGACGGCTGCCCATCGGCGTGCAGCACGGCCACGTGATCGACACGCTGCGCGCGGGCGCCGAGGTGCTGGAGAAGCACGGGCTGGTGATGGTGCTGGAACCGCTCAGCGACAACCCCGACCAGTTCCTGCGCACGTCGGATCAGACATACATGATCTGCCGCGCGGTGAACTCGCCTGCGTGCAAGATCCTGTTCGACATCTACCACATGCAGAAGAACGAGGGGCACATCATCCCCCACATCGACTACGCGTGGTCGGAGATCGGCTACTTCCAGATCGGCGACAACCCGGGTCGCAAGGAACCCGGCACGGGCGAGATCAACTACCGCAACGTCTTCAAGCACGTCCACGCGAAGATGCGCGCCGAGTCGCGCGACTTCATCTTCGGCATGGAACACGGCAACGCGTTCCCCGGCAAGGACGGCGAGCAGAAGCTGATCGACGCGTACGTCGCCGCTGACACGTTCTGA
- a CDS encoding NAD-binding protein, giving the protein MKFLASQVAYFMTEREARGNLRALLAYIAFLAALVLTYTALFHLIKTTVEHEQHSWVTGLYWTLVVMSTLGFGDITFTSDVGRLFSVAVLLSGVVFLLVLLPFLFIRLFYAPWLEARVRLRVPRDVPRDVSGHVVIIERDAIANGLVIRLEEEGIPYVIVEPDPDRAALAYDERLSVVVGEPDSRATLERLGIDRARLVLANAEDTVNTNVTLTAREVSSTVPVVAIVEDDDSVDVLELSGATKALPLKHQLGQYLANRVHAGRAEAHVIGKIHNLQLAEVPARDTPFVGITVAETRLREQTGLSLLGLWSRGKLQPSYPNTRIETDAVLVLAGSDEQVEALNSRIGDRATSEGPVLVIGAGTVGQAAARAIRAKGLLVHAIDRSAAALAPMAADVDATFVGDANDRELLARAGIHESPSLLLTTNDDAMNIYLAVYCRRLNPDLRIISRITHERNVEAIHRAGADFALSYTTLGAEAVVSLLRGHEPVLLGEGVELFSIAVPPSLGDVALRDSGIGSRTGMSVVGIEDGAGVVSRLTAATVLRRGTSLVMLGSRGQRRAFAEAYEGRRPA; this is encoded by the coding sequence ATGAAGTTCCTCGCCAGCCAGGTCGCCTACTTCATGACGGAGCGCGAGGCCCGGGGCAACCTGCGCGCCCTGCTCGCCTACATCGCGTTCCTCGCCGCGCTCGTCCTCACCTACACCGCGCTCTTCCACCTCATCAAGACGACCGTGGAGCACGAGCAGCACTCGTGGGTCACGGGGCTCTACTGGACGCTCGTCGTGATGAGCACGCTCGGGTTCGGCGACATCACGTTCACGAGCGACGTCGGACGCCTCTTCAGCGTCGCCGTGCTGCTGTCGGGCGTGGTGTTCCTGCTCGTCCTGCTGCCGTTCCTGTTCATCAGACTGTTCTACGCCCCCTGGCTCGAGGCCCGCGTCAGGCTCCGCGTGCCGCGCGACGTGCCGCGCGACGTCTCGGGCCATGTCGTCATCATCGAGCGCGACGCCATCGCCAACGGCCTCGTCATCAGGCTCGAGGAGGAAGGCATCCCTTACGTCATCGTCGAGCCGGATCCCGATCGCGCGGCGCTGGCCTACGACGAACGGCTGTCCGTCGTCGTGGGCGAGCCCGACAGCCGCGCCACGCTGGAGCGCCTCGGGATCGACAGGGCGAGACTCGTGCTCGCCAACGCCGAAGACACGGTGAACACGAACGTCACGCTGACGGCGCGGGAAGTGTCGTCGACGGTGCCCGTGGTGGCGATCGTCGAGGACGACGATTCGGTCGACGTGCTCGAACTGAGCGGCGCGACAAAGGCGCTGCCGCTCAAGCACCAGCTCGGGCAGTACCTCGCCAACCGCGTCCACGCGGGCAGGGCCGAGGCGCACGTCATCGGCAAGATTCACAACCTCCAGCTCGCGGAGGTGCCGGCCCGGGACACGCCGTTCGTTGGAATCACCGTCGCGGAGACGCGCCTGCGCGAGCAGACGGGACTCAGCCTGCTCGGCCTCTGGAGCCGCGGCAAGCTCCAGCCGTCGTACCCGAACACGCGGATCGAGACGGACGCGGTGCTCGTCCTGGCCGGCAGCGACGAGCAGGTGGAGGCACTGAATTCGCGCATCGGCGATCGCGCGACGTCGGAAGGGCCTGTGCTGGTGATCGGCGCGGGCACCGTTGGCCAGGCTGCCGCGCGCGCCATCCGCGCCAAGGGCCTGCTCGTGCACGCGATCGACAGGAGCGCCGCCGCGCTCGCGCCGATGGCCGCCGACGTCGACGCCACGTTCGTGGGAGACGCCAACGATCGCGAACTGCTCGCGCGTGCGGGCATCCATGAGTCGCCGTCGCTGCTCCTCACGACCAACGACGATGCGATGAACATCTATCTGGCGGTGTACTGCCGCCGGCTGAACCCGGACCTGCGCATCATCAGTCGCATCACCCACGAGCGTAACGTCGAGGCGATCCACAGGGCGGGTGCGGACTTCGCCCTGAGTTACACGACGCTCGGCGCCGAAGCCGTCGTGTCGCTGCTGCGCGGCCACGAGCCGGTGCTGCTCGGCGAGGGCGTGGAGTTGTTCAGCATCGCGGTGCCGCCGTCGCTCGGCGACGTCGCGTTGCGCGATTCGGGAATCGGCTCGCGAACGGGCATGAGCGTCGTGGGGATCGAGGACGGCGCGGGGGTGGTCAGCCGCCTGACGGCGGCCACCGTCCTGCGGCGCGGCACGTCGCTCGTGATGCTGGGCTCACGCGGCCAGCGGCGAGCCTTCGCCGAAGCCTACGAAGGACGCCGCCCCGCGTAG
- the fumC gene encoding class II fumarate hydratase, which translates to MTKTRTEKDSMGPIEVPADVYWAAQTQRSIRNFPIGVDRFKWGRPIVRALGILKKSAAQANAELGELPAAVADPIVRAADEVIAGGLDDQFPLVVFQTGSGTQSNMNANEVIANRAVALTGGTVGVDRTIHPNDHVNRGQSSNDTFPTAMHIAVVEQLHHRLFPAVKTLRDTLAAKAEAFDDIVKTGRTHLQDATPVTLGQEIGAWVAQIDFGLHGVEQSLDGLYDLAIGGTAVGTGLNAHPQFGERTAHYISEATGYPFRSAANKFFALSAHDALVQTSAALRTLAGGLMKMANDVRWLASGPRCGIGELFIPENEPGSSIMPGKVNPTQSEAMTMVCVQVFGNDAAVAFAGTQGNFQLNVFKPVMVHNVLESIALIADACLAFEEGCAKGIEPNREKIVENLGRNLMLVTALNRHIGYDKAAAIAKHAQKKGLTLREAALASGDVTAEQYEQWIVPVEMTRSSKA; encoded by the coding sequence ATGACCAAGACCCGCACAGAGAAGGATTCGATGGGCCCCATCGAGGTGCCCGCCGACGTGTACTGGGCCGCGCAGACGCAGCGGTCAATCAGGAATTTCCCGATCGGCGTGGACCGCTTCAAATGGGGGCGTCCGATCGTGCGCGCGCTCGGGATCCTCAAGAAGAGCGCGGCGCAGGCCAACGCGGAACTGGGTGAGCTCCCGGCGGCCGTGGCCGACCCGATCGTGCGCGCGGCAGACGAGGTGATCGCCGGCGGACTCGACGACCAGTTCCCGCTGGTCGTGTTCCAGACGGGATCGGGCACGCAGTCGAACATGAACGCCAACGAGGTGATCGCCAATCGCGCCGTGGCGCTCACGGGCGGCACCGTCGGCGTGGACCGCACCATCCATCCGAACGATCACGTCAATCGCGGACAGTCGTCCAACGACACGTTCCCCACCGCGATGCACATCGCCGTCGTCGAGCAGCTTCACCATCGCCTGTTCCCGGCTGTGAAGACGCTGCGCGACACGCTCGCCGCGAAGGCCGAGGCCTTCGACGACATCGTGAAGACGGGCCGCACGCACCTGCAGGACGCCACGCCCGTGACGCTCGGCCAGGAGATCGGCGCGTGGGTCGCACAGATCGACTTCGGCCTCCATGGCGTGGAGCAGTCACTCGACGGACTCTACGATCTCGCCATCGGCGGCACCGCGGTCGGCACGGGCCTCAACGCGCACCCGCAGTTCGGCGAGCGCACGGCCCACTACATCTCGGAAGCGACGGGTTACCCGTTCAGGTCGGCGGCCAACAAGTTCTTCGCGCTCTCGGCGCACGACGCGCTCGTCCAGACGTCGGCGGCGCTGCGCACGCTCGCCGGCGGCCTCATGAAGATGGCCAACGACGTGCGCTGGCTCGCGAGCGGCCCGCGCTGCGGGATCGGCGAGCTCTTCATCCCGGAGAACGAACCCGGCTCCTCCATCATGCCCGGCAAGGTGAACCCCACCCAGTCGGAGGCGATGACGATGGTGTGCGTGCAGGTGTTCGGCAACGACGCGGCGGTGGCGTTCGCCGGCACGCAAGGCAACTTCCAGCTGAACGTCTTCAAGCCCGTGATGGTGCACAACGTGCTCGAGAGCATCGCGCTCATCGCCGACGCGTGCCTGGCGTTCGAGGAAGGCTGCGCGAAGGGCATCGAGCCCAACCGGGAGAAGATCGTCGAGAACCTCGGGCGCAACCTGATGCTCGTGACGGCGCTCAACCGGCACATCGGCTACGACAAGGCGGCGGCCATCGCCAAGCACGCGCAGAAGAAGGGACTCACGCTGCGCGAGGCCGCGCTCGCGTCGGGCGACGTCACGGCGGAGCAGTACGAGCAGTGGATCGTGCCGGTGGAAATGACGCGTTCAAGCAAGGCCTGA